The genomic window GCCCGAGCCGAGCCCACCGCGCTCGCGGCCGTTCGGCACTTTCGGCCCGGTCTCGACCCGCACGACCGCCGGGCCGACGCGATCGGTCACGTCGATCACGGCATTGGAATAGGCGTCCAGCAAGGCCCGGTCATCGGCCGGGGCAGACGCCGTCGTTCGCGATGACGATGCGTCACCGGCGATATCTGAGGTGAAGTCCAACATGGCAAGAGTCCTTGAGGCTCACACAGATGGTGGCCTGTTCCCTCCAGCGCAAGTGGCCCAACCGGGGCGCAGGGCTGGGCTGCTAGGGGGCCCGCCTCAGCGAGCCGCCTCTTGCCTTGACCGGATCGAGCAGCGACCAGTCTCCATCCGGGAGCACATGGCCTTTGGGGAATGGCGCGCGCAGCTCGAGCCCGAGCGAGCCCAGCACGCGGTCGTCGCGGTAGTAGCATTGCAGCACGACGCGGACGAGCGTTGCGGCGGCGACGCCGCCAGAGCTGCGGAACTGCTGCGCAACGCCATCGCGCGCGGCAGGCTCGAGATCGGCAAGCGGCATCCCCGCGAGCCGCGCCAGATGATCTAGCGCTGCCACCACCAGCTTGGTGTCGCGGCCGAGCGTGGCCAGCATGTCGGCCTGGATGATGTCGTCATCGGCGCCCGGGACGCGGTATTCCTCGCTCGCCGGAATGATCATCGCGGCGATCGTGCGCAAGTCCTTGCGCTGCCGAGGCGTGAGGGTGAGCTGATCAGTCATTGGGGCCTCGCGTCGGAACGTTGCGGCTAAGGTGACGGTGCGCTCCCTCCCCCGCTTGCGGGGGAGGGTTGGGGAGAGGGTGTCTCCGCAAAGAGACGCCTCCAGAGGAAAGAGCCCTCACCCGCCGCGCTCTTCGAGCGCGTCGACCTCTCCCGCACGCGGGCGAGGTGCAGCGAGTTCGTGGCGGGTTCGGTGCATCCATCACGCGCCTCAGTCGAACAAATTGGCGAGGCGCTGCTTCATCTGATCGGCGATGTAGAGCCCGAGGGCCTGGATGGTGGACGTCGGGTTCACCCCACCCGAGGTCACGAAGATGCTGCCGTCGACGATGAAGAGGTTCTTCACGTCGTGCGAACGGCCCCATTCGTTGACGACCGAGCGTTCGGGATCGGTGCCCATACGCGCGGTGCCGAGCAGGTGCCAGCCGCCCCACGGAATCGGCGAATTGATGCAGATGTCGGCCGCCCCCGCCGTTTCGAGAACCTCGCGGCCGCGGGCCAGCGCATGCTCCATCATCTTCCGGCTGTTCTCACTGATCGTATAGTCGATCTTCGGCGCGGGAATGCCGTGACTGTCCTTCAGCACGGGATCGAGCGTGACGCGATTGTGCTCTTCGGGCAGGTCCTCGCAGATCGCGGAGAAACCCAGCCGATGGCCATTGAGCTTGCGAAAGACGCGATGGTGATCGGCGCCCCAGGGCAGAATGCCCTTCTGCTCGCTGACGACGGCCTCGAACACCGGCCCTGCCCCGCGTACGAACTGCACGCCGTAGCCGCGCACGAAGCCGCGCGACAGGTCCGTATCGTACCACTGCTTGCTCCACAGGCAGGTCGGCGGCGCGCGGTTGGAATCCGTCGGCTCCTTCACATAGCCGTAGATCTGCGCATAGGGATGGAACATCAGGTTCTTGCCGACGAGGCCGGACGAATTGGCAAGGCCGTTCGGGAAGCGCCCCGAGGCCGAGTTCAGCAGCAGTCGCGGCGTGCCGACGCCGTTGCAGGCGATGATGACGACGTGCGCGGGCTGAAACTGCTCGACGCCGTCCTTGTCGTAATAGACCACGCCCGAGGCCATGCCGTTCTCGTCGGTGGTGATCTCACGCACCCGGCAATGGGTGTGCAGCTCGACGCCGGCGCGGATCGCATGCGGCCAATAGGTGATGTCGGTGGAAGACTTTGCGCCTTGCGCGCAGGCCGGCGTGCAATGGC from Bradyrhizobium zhanjiangense includes these protein-coding regions:
- a CDS encoding GMC family oxidoreductase → MKDPVDVLIVGAGASGAAVAWSLAETKMHILCLEQGGWMNPAEYPSTGRDWEAKFYGEWSSSPNVRGRPEDYPINDDNSPIKVVNYNAVGGSTVMYTAHWPRLHPSDFKVKTLDGVADDWPIDYDALTPFFEENDRMMGTSGLSGDPLSPLTHPPMPQQPLGLSGAIIAKAMNRRGWHWWPSDTTVATMDYEGRARCINLGHCTPACAQGAKSSTDITYWPHAIRAGVELHTHCRVREITTDENGMASGVVYYDKDGVEQFQPAHVVIIACNGVGTPRLLLNSASGRFPNGLANSSGLVGKNLMFHPYAQIYGYVKEPTDSNRAPPTCLWSKQWYDTDLSRGFVRGYGVQFVRGAGPVFEAVVSEQKGILPWGADHHRVFRKLNGHRLGFSAICEDLPEEHNRVTLDPVLKDSHGIPAPKIDYTISENSRKMMEHALARGREVLETAGAADICINSPIPWGGWHLLGTARMGTDPERSVVNEWGRSHDVKNLFIVDGSIFVTSGGVNPTSTIQALGLYIADQMKQRLANLFD